The following proteins are encoded in a genomic region of Tenacibaculum sp. 190524A05c:
- a CDS encoding PspC domain-containing protein, with the protein MKVVHGIRHFFERNGFDVSSRLADRLGMRAVNVRLFFIYISFVTIGLSFGLYLIIAFLLRLKDRIYTKRTSVFDL; encoded by the coding sequence ATGAAGGTTGTACATGGTATAAGACACTTTTTTGAAAGAAATGGATTTGATGTTTCATCAAGATTGGCTGATAGATTAGGAATGAGAGCAGTGAATGTTCGCTTGTTTTTTATTTACATATCATTTGTAACTATTGGGTTGTCTTTTGGATTGTATTTAATTATTGCCTTTTTACTTCGATTGAAAGATAGGATCTATACAAAACGAACTTCGGTATTTGATTTATGA
- a CDS encoding PKD domain-containing protein, protein MFLNKSKLVILFIISNFVAVYGQELIKKDTVRKTAKVEIQLKDNEISLTPLAPKLNQIAGAPTAYYSYFWEFGDGNFSKHKAPKHTYKKKGDYEVKLWVTNHYDSGKPPATRPQKVSIINATKTYNDIASMDESLELISNRDPVPDEEMLFVLRYKNNHNYVANGRLYLFYNEKKYGVNNFDIKDIRVHNNEELVIEEEKNLMSYKKDINDTSVLYASIQNELNSYEEPQDTTRTDLKKTLHESKEYYKSWSIFNFNDMNPNEERNIFFTMKTPPEMLKDTSAIITIRGVNVPDRNFQNHVVKEKEMEIVTSHDPNKMSSNGTLLNYRFVRFKTLKYKIQFQNDGEGPAKTIRLETDIPDMLDKSTLKVLDMYPKCEICPKEPVRYSCLDTTFTEKQAIFTFKNIYLPGSNQKGVQEKDSTKGFVRYSIKFGKDFHKRKTVSKTAIIFDKNEPIITNRSTTRFLPGISIGAKAGYNYFTNLNNSRSYFVGATLSPFKSYRWYWQVELLNSVHNFNSNTQISETTEEFPAVNLRRTTRTTTNTKFSNVDVEIPVLVRYNLNNYVGLGAGIQGKLSLNEKNETSIVTETFEQSLQGGDIVSDSRENNTEGSSSFTNFRKGFLIEATGGFARIGPSVGARYIFDTNKENNYWQFYLIWKF, encoded by the coding sequence GTGTTTCTAAATAAATCAAAACTTGTAATTCTATTTATAATATCAAATTTTGTAGCCGTTTATGGTCAAGAACTGATAAAAAAAGATACTGTAAGAAAAACTGCAAAAGTTGAAATTCAGCTTAAAGACAATGAAATTTCATTAACACCTTTAGCTCCAAAATTGAATCAAATAGCAGGAGCACCAACAGCATATTATTCTTATTTCTGGGAATTTGGTGATGGGAATTTTAGTAAACACAAAGCTCCTAAACATACTTATAAAAAGAAAGGTGATTATGAAGTTAAACTTTGGGTTACGAATCATTATGATTCAGGTAAACCGCCAGCAACAAGACCGCAAAAAGTATCAATCATAAATGCTACTAAAACGTATAATGATATAGCTTCTATGGATGAAAGTTTAGAGTTAATTAGTAATCGAGATCCAGTTCCCGATGAAGAAATGCTTTTTGTACTGCGATATAAGAATAATCATAACTATGTCGCAAATGGAAGACTTTATCTTTTTTATAATGAGAAGAAATACGGAGTAAATAATTTTGATATTAAAGATATCAGAGTTCATAACAATGAAGAATTAGTTATAGAAGAAGAAAAGAACTTGATGAGTTACAAAAAAGATATTAATGATACTTCTGTTTTGTATGCTTCAATACAAAATGAACTTAATAGTTATGAGGAACCTCAAGATACTACAAGAACGGATTTGAAGAAAACACTGCACGAGTCAAAAGAATATTATAAAAGTTGGAGCATTTTTAATTTTAATGATATGAATCCTAATGAGGAGCGAAATATATTTTTTACCATGAAAACTCCTCCAGAAATGTTAAAAGATACAAGTGCGATTATAACAATTAGAGGTGTTAATGTTCCAGATCGAAACTTTCAGAATCATGTTGTTAAGGAAAAAGAAATGGAAATTGTAACATCTCATGATCCGAACAAAATGTCTTCTAACGGGACCTTGTTGAATTATCGTTTTGTACGATTTAAAACTTTAAAATATAAAATTCAATTTCAAAACGACGGAGAAGGTCCAGCCAAAACTATAAGATTAGAAACTGATATTCCTGACATGTTGGATAAATCGACATTGAAGGTTTTAGATATGTACCCTAAATGTGAAATTTGTCCAAAAGAACCTGTTCGGTATAGTTGTTTAGATACTACGTTTACTGAGAAACAAGCAATTTTTACGTTTAAGAATATTTATTTACCAGGAAGCAATCAAAAAGGAGTTCAAGAAAAGGATTCAACGAAAGGCTTTGTGAGGTACAGTATTAAATTTGGTAAAGATTTTCATAAAAGGAAAACAGTCAGTAAAACTGCAATCATTTTTGATAAAAATGAGCCTATTATAACCAATAGATCAACTACGCGATTTTTACCAGGAATTTCAATTGGAGCCAAAGCGGGATATAATTATTTTACCAACCTAAATAATTCTAGAAGTTATTTTGTTGGAGCAACACTTTCTCCATTTAAATCATATCGTTGGTATTGGCAAGTGGAATTATTGAATAGTGTACATAATTTCAATAGCAATACTCAGATTTCGGAAACTACTGAAGAATTTCCTGCTGTAAATTTGAGAAGAACAACTCGTACTACAACCAACACCAAGTTTTCGAATGTAGATGTTGAAATCCCAGTTTTGGTTAGATATAATTTGAATAATTATGTAGGATTAGGAGCGGGAATTCAAGGTAAATTAAGTTTAAATGAGAAAAATGAAACATCTATTGTAACTGAAACTTTTGAACAAAGTTTGCAAGGAGGAGATATTGTTAGTGATTCCAGAGAGAATAATACCGAAGGAAGTTCTTCTTTCACAAATTTTAGAAAAGGATTTTTAATTGAAGCAACCGGAGGTTTTGCTAGAATCGGACCAAGTGTAGGAGCAAGGTATATTTTCGATACAAATAAAGAGAACAATTATTGGCAGTTCTACCTGATATGGAAATTTTAA
- the uvrA gene encoding excinuclease ABC subunit UvrA produces MKEQEFIEVYGARAHNLKNIDVKIPREKLVVITGLSGSGKSSLAFDTIYAEGQRRYIETFSAYARQFLGGLERPDVDKIEGLSPVISIEQKTTNKSPRSTVGTITEIYDFLRLLFARASDAYSYNTGEKMVSYSDDQIKELILKDFEGKRIAVLAPLIKSRKGHYRELFEQISKQGFLRVRVDGEIREIEKGMKLDRYKTHDIEVVIDRLVVDENSDKRLEETIKTALYTGDNILMVIDVDDEKPRYFSRELMCPTTGIAYPNPEPNTFSFNSPKGACDKCNGLGTTNEVNLNKVIPDDSISIKNGGIVPLGEQKSSWIFKQLQTIAERYKFKLTDPIADIPKEALEVILHGGKESFKIQSKAAGVTRNYQIDFEGIVSFIENQYKNTDSSSIKRWAKGFMDEIKCSSCNGKRLKKEALHFKFTGKNISDLAQMDVTELASWFSNIEEKMSKKQVSIASEILKEIRTRIQFLLDVGLDYLTLDRTSKSLSGGEAQRIRLATQIGSQLVGVLYILDEPSIGLHQRDNQKLIDSLIKLRDVGNSVLVVEHDEDMIKNADYVLDIGPGAGRHGGEIVSIGSFDEIINQTTLTTDYLSKRKAIEVPKKRRAGNGKKIKLTGASGNNLKDVSVEFPLGKMICVTGVSGSGKSTLINETLYPILNAHIYRGVKEPMPYKKITGLEHIDKVIDIDQSPIGRTPRSNPATYTGVFSEIRSLFSKTPEAAIRGYKPGRFSFNVKGGRCETCQGGGVRVIEMNFLPDVHVECETCQGKRFNRETLEIRYKGKSISDVLEMTINQAVEFFEHIPKIYRKLKTIQDVGLGYITLGQQSTTLSGGEAQRIKLASELSKRDTGNTFYILDEPTTGLHFEDIRVLMEVLNKLVDKGNTVLIIEHNLDVIKLADYIIDVGMEGGKGGGQIVTTGSPEKVAKHKTSYTAKFLKKELK; encoded by the coding sequence TTGAAAGAGCAAGAATTCATTGAAGTATACGGAGCCAGAGCTCACAACTTAAAAAACATTGACGTTAAAATTCCTCGTGAAAAACTAGTAGTTATTACTGGTTTAAGTGGAAGTGGTAAATCATCTTTAGCTTTTGATACTATATATGCAGAAGGCCAAAGAAGATATATTGAAACTTTTTCCGCGTATGCGCGTCAATTTTTAGGTGGTTTAGAGCGACCAGATGTAGATAAAATTGAAGGATTATCTCCTGTTATTTCAATAGAACAAAAAACCACAAATAAAAGTCCGCGTTCCACAGTAGGAACAATTACTGAAATTTATGATTTCTTGCGTTTACTTTTTGCTCGTGCTTCTGATGCATATTCCTACAATACAGGAGAAAAAATGGTAAGTTATTCTGATGATCAGATTAAAGAACTTATTTTAAAGGATTTCGAGGGTAAACGAATTGCAGTTTTAGCTCCATTAATTAAATCTAGAAAAGGACATTACCGAGAGTTATTCGAGCAAATTTCAAAACAAGGATTTTTACGTGTTCGTGTTGACGGTGAAATTCGAGAGATCGAAAAAGGTATGAAATTAGATCGATATAAAACCCACGATATCGAGGTCGTTATTGATCGATTGGTTGTTGATGAAAATTCAGACAAACGCTTAGAAGAAACTATTAAAACTGCCCTATATACAGGTGATAACATTCTAATGGTTATTGATGTTGATGATGAAAAACCTAGATATTTCAGTAGAGAATTAATGTGTCCTACAACTGGAATTGCATATCCAAATCCAGAACCTAATACATTTTCTTTCAACTCGCCAAAAGGTGCTTGTGATAAATGTAATGGATTAGGAACTACAAACGAAGTAAACTTAAACAAGGTGATTCCTGACGATTCAATTTCTATTAAAAATGGAGGAATTGTGCCGTTGGGTGAACAAAAAAGCAGTTGGATTTTCAAGCAATTGCAAACTATTGCAGAACGCTATAAATTTAAATTAACAGATCCTATAGCTGATATTCCTAAAGAAGCATTAGAAGTAATTCTTCATGGAGGAAAAGAGTCTTTTAAAATTCAGTCCAAAGCAGCTGGAGTTACACGAAATTATCAAATCGATTTTGAAGGAATTGTTTCTTTTATTGAGAATCAATATAAAAATACTGATAGTTCTTCTATTAAGAGATGGGCAAAAGGTTTCATGGATGAAATTAAATGTTCTTCTTGTAATGGAAAACGATTAAAAAAAGAAGCTTTACATTTTAAATTCACTGGGAAAAACATCAGCGATTTAGCACAAATGGATGTTACTGAATTGGCTAGTTGGTTTTCTAATATCGAAGAGAAAATGTCTAAGAAGCAAGTTTCGATTGCTTCAGAAATCCTAAAAGAAATTAGAACCAGAATTCAGTTTTTATTAGATGTTGGATTAGATTATTTAACTCTCGATCGTACATCTAAATCTCTTTCAGGTGGAGAAGCTCAACGTATTCGTTTAGCAACTCAAATCGGTTCTCAATTAGTTGGTGTGCTATATATTTTAGATGAACCAAGTATTGGTTTACATCAAAGAGATAATCAGAAGTTAATCGATTCTTTAATCAAATTACGAGATGTTGGAAACTCTGTATTAGTTGTGGAACACGATGAAGACATGATTAAAAACGCTGACTATGTTTTAGACATTGGTCCAGGTGCAGGAAGACATGGAGGTGAAATTGTAAGTATTGGAAGTTTTGATGAAATCATCAATCAAACTACGCTAACAACTGATTATTTATCAAAAAGAAAAGCTATTGAAGTTCCTAAAAAACGAAGAGCTGGAAATGGCAAAAAAATAAAACTAACCGGTGCGAGTGGAAATAACTTAAAAGATGTTTCTGTTGAATTTCCTTTAGGGAAAATGATTTGTGTTACAGGTGTTTCTGGAAGTGGAAAATCTACTTTAATTAATGAAACCCTATACCCTATTTTGAACGCACATATTTATAGAGGCGTTAAAGAACCAATGCCTTATAAAAAAATAACTGGTTTAGAACATATCGACAAAGTAATTGATATCGACCAGTCTCCAATTGGTAGAACACCAAGATCAAATCCAGCAACATATACCGGAGTTTTTAGCGAAATTCGAAGTCTATTTTCGAAAACACCAGAAGCTGCAATTCGTGGATATAAACCAGGAAGATTCAGTTTTAATGTTAAAGGAGGAAGATGTGAAACTTGTCAAGGTGGTGGAGTTCGAGTTATAGAAATGAACTTTTTACCCGATGTTCATGTTGAATGTGAAACCTGTCAAGGAAAACGATTCAATAGAGAAACTTTAGAAATACGATATAAAGGAAAATCTATTTCAGATGTTTTAGAAATGACCATCAATCAAGCTGTTGAATTCTTTGAACATATTCCGAAAATCTACAGAAAATTAAAAACCATACAAGATGTTGGTTTAGGTTATATTACTTTAGGACAACAATCAACTACACTTTCAGGAGGAGAAGCACAACGAATTAAATTAGCTTCTGAACTTTCTAAAAGAGATACTGGAAATACATTCTACATTTTAGATGAACCAACTACTGGATTACACTTTGAAGACATCCGTGTATTAATGGAAGTTTTAAATAAGTTAGTTGATAAAGGGAATACAGTTTTAATTATTGAACACAACTTGGATGTTATCAAACTAGCAGATTATATTATTGATGTAGGTATGGAAGGAGGAAAAGGTGGTGGACAAATTGTAACTACAGGATCTCCTGAAAAGGTTGCAAAGCATAAAACAAGTTATACAGCAAAGTTTTTGAAAAAAGAGCTAAAATAA
- a CDS encoding sigma-70 family RNA polymerase sigma factor has translation MDGNFYLDALVNGDSKVISKIYDVNFKQVKRFIVQNKGNAEDAEDIFQKALLQIAVRHKKDGIQINTSFDGFLFTVCKNLWRRELNTHKKRVTNSEVVELVSEAKDNANAIIEQKRQELFIEMLDRITENCKMILSLFFAKTPYAEIVANTEYTSETVVRQRVFKCKKKLTELIKQDQRFNSLREL, from the coding sequence ATGGATGGAAATTTTTACCTCGATGCACTTGTTAATGGAGACTCCAAAGTGATATCTAAAATATATGATGTCAACTTTAAACAAGTAAAACGATTTATAGTACAAAACAAGGGAAATGCCGAAGATGCAGAGGATATTTTTCAAAAGGCTTTATTGCAAATTGCTGTTCGTCATAAAAAGGATGGAATACAAATAAACACCTCGTTTGATGGTTTTTTATTTACCGTTTGTAAGAATTTATGGCGTAGAGAATTAAATACGCATAAAAAACGGGTAACAAATAGTGAAGTGGTTGAACTGGTAAGTGAAGCAAAAGACAATGCAAATGCCATTATAGAACAAAAAAGGCAAGAATTGTTTATTGAAATGCTGGATAGAATTACTGAAAATTGTAAAATGATCCTATCCTTATTTTTTGCAAAAACCCCTTATGCAGAAATTGTAGCCAATACCGAGTATACTTCGGAAACGGTTGTTCGTCAGCGTGTTTTTAAATGTAAAAAGAAACTGACAGAATTAATTAAACAAGATCAACGATTTAATTCATTACGCGAACTATGA
- a CDS encoding CHAT domain-containing protein, which produces MRIILLFLVSIISFSVSAQELENSIYNALDEFLKNRSDTALKELNKKEVVFENQVGNSNEHLALVILQCNKAFFLKENGQFQKSIHSYEKARKRFTDHNLQNYDIIEYCLKPLGNLYIQTKDFVNAENTIKYYISIAEKERKQSQKIAGIINLLALYQSINKHKVVVKIATETLNLYQVDEDQKKNLEDIRNYSLLLMNTTNGEVSSNYLNYINWLNSGDFHKAKLFFERAKKERSIKISIRDKVKYLLEEAQLQLLLKNSVAANMLLDEVLMNLIPTYQPGDHITQDHLYAESLLIDVFDMKASLSTTIEDSLDNYNLSFYVSDLLERNISVEETKILLQSEKRKRSEKCIQLLLQDYEENRTIESLEKAFNYANKGKASSLKDRLMHKRIRKKYPNDSLLKIEESLKRQQVKLTSIILSLQEEELSMDSIQMLYNEYSKVGVQLKEVSTSIREKYANDFNEEVSLLKIQQKIKDKETALVNYFFGEKNLYQFIITSKHIKVNTIKVTSDLQKNILDYIRFFNSPSVINNNVSDYVLKSHNLYKKLRFDELEEYKNIVLITDGLLNFIPFETLLSKKTDDLYFENMPFLMKDHKITYAFNTNTFLNGNGNLNPKKITGFFPVFKGTIKELSYSLNEANVIEKEYISEIYKNEKAKKDKFIETSKEAEILHVSTHSRNTGVISDAYIEFYDEKLYLNDLYSLECNADLVVLSACDTGIGTLVKGEGAMSIARGFSYIGVENLIFTLWEINDKSTSEVIQSFYTSLKEINSIDDASRTAKLKYLNNPEIENAYKSPYYWGAFVYYGSVSENQNTSQLFYVILGLVIFIIIFLQIAKKKF; this is translated from the coding sequence ATGAGAATAATACTTCTGTTTTTAGTATCGATAATTTCGTTTTCTGTTTCTGCTCAAGAATTAGAGAACTCTATTTACAATGCTTTAGATGAATTTCTGAAGAATAGATCAGATACAGCTTTAAAGGAATTAAATAAAAAAGAAGTTGTTTTTGAAAATCAAGTTGGTAATTCCAATGAACATTTAGCTTTGGTAATTCTCCAGTGTAATAAAGCCTTCTTTTTAAAAGAGAACGGACAATTTCAAAAATCAATACATTCTTACGAGAAAGCAAGAAAACGATTTACAGATCATAACTTACAGAATTACGATATCATTGAATATTGTTTAAAACCATTAGGGAACTTATATATTCAAACTAAGGACTTTGTAAATGCTGAAAACACCATTAAATATTACATCTCCATTGCTGAAAAAGAACGTAAGCAATCTCAAAAAATAGCCGGAATAATAAATTTATTAGCGCTATATCAAAGTATTAACAAGCATAAAGTTGTGGTGAAAATTGCAACTGAAACTTTGAACTTATATCAAGTTGATGAAGATCAAAAGAAAAACCTTGAAGATATAAGAAACTACAGTTTGCTTCTAATGAATACAACTAATGGAGAGGTAAGCTCTAATTATTTGAATTATATCAACTGGTTAAACTCTGGAGATTTCCATAAAGCGAAACTCTTTTTTGAAAGAGCTAAAAAGGAAAGAAGTATTAAAATTAGTATAAGAGATAAGGTTAAATATTTATTGGAGGAAGCTCAATTACAGTTACTATTGAAGAATAGTGTAGCAGCGAATATGCTTTTAGATGAGGTTCTAATGAATTTAATACCGACATATCAACCTGGAGATCATATTACTCAAGATCATTTATATGCTGAAAGTTTGTTGATAGATGTTTTTGATATGAAGGCAAGTTTGAGTACTACTATTGAAGATTCTCTAGACAATTATAATCTAAGTTTTTACGTAAGTGATCTTTTAGAAAGAAATATTTCTGTAGAAGAGACTAAAATTTTATTGCAGTCAGAAAAAAGGAAAAGAAGTGAAAAATGTATTCAATTACTTCTTCAGGATTATGAAGAAAACAGAACTATAGAATCACTTGAAAAAGCGTTTAATTACGCAAATAAAGGCAAAGCATCGTCTTTGAAAGATAGATTGATGCATAAAAGAATTCGAAAAAAGTATCCTAATGATAGCTTATTGAAGATAGAAGAAAGTTTAAAAAGACAACAAGTAAAACTGACTTCGATTATTCTTAGTCTGCAAGAAGAAGAGTTGTCGATGGATTCAATTCAGATGCTATATAATGAATACAGTAAAGTCGGAGTGCAGTTAAAGGAGGTCTCGACATCGATTAGAGAAAAATATGCCAATGATTTTAATGAAGAAGTATCACTCCTTAAAATTCAACAAAAAATAAAAGATAAAGAAACGGCATTAGTAAATTACTTCTTTGGTGAAAAGAATCTATATCAGTTCATAATTACTTCGAAGCATATAAAAGTAAATACAATCAAAGTTACTTCTGATTTACAGAAAAATATATTGGATTACATACGTTTTTTTAATTCACCATCTGTTATTAATAATAATGTTAGCGATTATGTTTTAAAGAGTCACAATCTCTATAAAAAATTGAGATTTGATGAATTGGAAGAATATAAAAATATCGTATTAATCACTGATGGTTTACTCAACTTCATTCCTTTTGAAACCTTGCTTTCTAAGAAAACCGATGATTTATACTTCGAGAATATGCCGTTTCTGATGAAAGATCATAAAATTACTTATGCTTTTAATACCAATACGTTTTTAAATGGTAATGGTAATCTGAATCCAAAAAAAATAACAGGTTTTTTCCCAGTTTTCAAAGGAACTATTAAGGAACTATCATATTCTCTGAATGAAGCAAATGTTATAGAAAAAGAATATATATCGGAGATTTATAAAAATGAAAAAGCTAAAAAAGATAAATTTATAGAAACTAGTAAAGAAGCCGAGATTTTACATGTTTCAACACATTCCAGAAATACTGGTGTTATAAGTGATGCATATATAGAGTTTTATGATGAAAAGTTATATTTAAATGATTTATATAGTTTAGAATGTAATGCCGATTTAGTTGTGCTTAGTGCTTGTGATACGGGAATTGGTACTTTAGTAAAAGGAGAAGGAGCAATGAGCATAGCAAGAGGATTCAGTTATATTGGTGTTGAAAATCTAATATTTACGCTTTGGGAAATAAATGATAAATCAACGTCAGAAGTAATTCAAAGTTTTTATACTTCTTTGAAGGAGATTAATTCCATAGATGATGCAAGTCGAACTGCGAAATTGAAGTATTTGAATAATCCAGAAATAGAGAACGCTTATAAGTCTCCATATTATTGGGGAGCCTTTGTGTATTATGGTTCCGTTAGTGAAAATCAGAACACTTCGCAATTATTTTATGTAATTTTGGGTCTCGTTATTTTTATTATAATATTTTTACAAATAGCAAAAAAGAAATTTTGA
- a CDS encoding potassium channel protein codes for MIKLVFRSRLYKAIFFSGLTFFIGIFGYFLLFDYSFIDAFYMTVITVTTVGFGEVHPFTPEEKLFTTFLILSSLFTFGYAVSSFSEYLISGDFFQQLKIKRVQKQIEQLNGHTIVCGFGRNGKQALAKLKSYKRDVVIIEKDKELIKQLDERKVLNVEGDATSDETLLKAGINNAKFLITALPSDADNLFVVLTASQLNKKCKIISRASKESTYSKLKIAGANNVIMPDKLGGAHMASLVVTPDVIEFVDRLTIEGDTTANLEEVAINDLPKEYLNKTILDLDLRKKTGCTVIGYKTTEEEYIINPEASLKLEAGCNLIVLGRPEQIQKLRALF; via the coding sequence ATGATTAAACTAGTTTTTCGGTCACGTTTATATAAAGCTATATTCTTTAGTGGATTAACCTTTTTTATTGGGATCTTTGGTTACTTCTTGCTGTTTGATTATTCTTTTATAGATGCGTTTTACATGACTGTAATTACAGTAACCACTGTTGGTTTTGGCGAAGTTCATCCTTTTACTCCGGAAGAAAAACTGTTTACTACATTTTTAATATTATCTAGCTTATTCACTTTTGGTTACGCAGTCTCATCTTTTTCTGAGTATCTTATTAGTGGAGATTTTTTTCAACAACTAAAAATTAAAAGAGTGCAAAAACAAATAGAACAACTAAACGGACATACAATTGTTTGTGGTTTTGGTAGAAACGGAAAACAAGCACTTGCAAAATTAAAAAGTTACAAACGCGATGTTGTAATTATAGAAAAAGATAAAGAGCTAATTAAACAACTTGATGAGCGAAAAGTTTTAAATGTTGAAGGAGATGCTACCTCTGACGAAACTTTATTAAAAGCAGGAATTAATAACGCAAAATTTTTAATTACAGCTTTACCTTCAGATGCGGACAACTTGTTTGTGGTACTAACAGCTAGTCAGTTGAATAAAAAATGTAAGATCATTAGTAGAGCATCAAAGGAAAGTACATATAGCAAGTTAAAAATTGCAGGTGCTAATAACGTAATCATGCCAGATAAATTAGGAGGAGCACATATGGCTTCACTCGTTGTAACTCCTGATGTTATTGAGTTTGTTGATAGACTTACAATAGAAGGCGATACAACGGCGAATCTAGAAGAAGTTGCAATTAACGATTTACCCAAAGAATATTTAAATAAAACGATACTTGATTTAGATTTAAGAAAGAAAACGGGTTGTACTGTAATCGGTTATAAAACTACTGAAGAAGAGTATATTATAAATCCTGAAGCCTCATTGAAACTAGAGGCTGGATGTAATTTAATTGTCTTAGGAAGGCCTGAACAAATCCAAAAGTTACGAGCACTATTTTAA
- a CDS encoding sigma-70 family RNA polymerase sigma factor produces the protein MPIKKVHTDQKYIEALLNNNSFVIREIYSRFVPKVVNFICNNSGNTEKAEDVIQEVLITLYKQAKEKELQLTCPFDAYFFLLCKRKWLNELKKNKNIQVTILNEEVSKFEGLEELVLETSVFEQKNELFESTLQTLGKACKDLLKVCFSLKSMEEVSKKLNISYAYARKKKSQCIGQLTKLIKASPKYKEIKNNS, from the coding sequence ATGCCTATAAAAAAGGTACATACAGATCAAAAATATATTGAAGCTTTATTGAACAACAACTCGTTTGTAATACGAGAAATCTACAGTCGTTTTGTTCCTAAAGTGGTAAATTTTATTTGTAACAATAGCGGAAATACTGAAAAAGCAGAAGATGTTATTCAGGAAGTTTTAATTACACTTTACAAACAAGCAAAAGAAAAAGAATTGCAACTTACTTGTCCATTTGATGCCTATTTTTTCTTACTCTGTAAACGAAAATGGCTAAATGAGCTTAAAAAAAATAAAAATATACAGGTAACAATTTTAAATGAAGAAGTATCTAAGTTCGAAGGATTAGAAGAACTCGTTTTGGAAACATCAGTTTTTGAACAAAAGAATGAACTATTTGAAAGTACACTTCAAACATTAGGAAAAGCTTGTAAAGACTTATTGAAGGTTTGCTTTTCTCTAAAATCAATGGAAGAAGTTTCAAAGAAATTGAATATTTCTTACGCTTATGCGAGAAAGAAAAAATCACAATGTATTGGGCAATTGACGAAATTAATTAAAGCTAGTCCGAAGTATAAAGAAATAAAAAACAATTCCTGA
- a CDS encoding tetratricopeptide repeat protein, whose translation MEDQFLQFENYLAKQLSDDELKSFEEKLQTDISFKEAFNLYKETHDFLKNKIQNETSTEEFTTNIKKISKNHFKSHNKNKSKNWFISIAASIAVLIGIYVFYPKNTPTYQEYISYPTANFTTRNSQNETLIKAQNTFNTKDFKQANLLFDKLLNEDIHNSELQLFQGITLVELDQFEEADQILSGLSSGKSSYTTNAIWYLALSKLKQEKYSDCKLLLEKLPKEFKHYKNAQKLLKNLPE comes from the coding sequence ATGGAGGATCAATTTTTACAGTTTGAAAACTATTTGGCAAAACAATTATCAGATGACGAACTAAAATCATTTGAAGAAAAACTGCAAACAGATATTTCGTTTAAAGAAGCATTTAATCTTTACAAGGAAACACACGACTTTTTGAAAAACAAAATTCAAAACGAAACTTCCACCGAAGAATTCACAACGAACATTAAGAAGATTTCAAAAAATCATTTTAAAAGCCATAATAAAAATAAATCTAAAAACTGGTTTATATCAATTGCTGCAAGTATTGCCGTACTAATTGGTATTTATGTTTTTTATCCAAAAAACACACCAACCTATCAAGAGTATATAAGTTATCCGACAGCGAATTTCACTACAAGAAATTCTCAAAACGAAACGTTAATTAAAGCTCAAAATACATTTAACACAAAAGATTTTAAACAAGCTAATTTACTCTTCGACAAACTTCTAAATGAAGATATTCATAACTCAGAATTACAACTTTTTCAAGGAATAACCTTAGTTGAATTAGACCAATTTGAAGAAGCAGATCAAATTTTATCCGGTTTATCTTCAGGTAAATCTAGCTATACAACAAATGCTATTTGGTATTTAGCACTCAGTAAATTAAAACAAGAAAAATATAGTGACTGTAAGTTACTTTTAGAAAAACTTCCGAAAGAGTTTAAACATTATAAAAACGCACAAAAACTCTTAAAAAACCTGCCAGAATAA